Proteins encoded by one window of Bacillus sp. DTU_2020_1000418_1_SI_GHA_SEK_038:
- a CDS encoding M28 family peptidase, translating into MDGLRKQLLEEVNEEKLMEYTRNIAREVRFSGSEEELRAFQYAKSQLEEFGFETKLHFSDGYISIPVSGELEVNGQSFNAITHSMGATTNSAVVAELIYVGKGTAEDLKNVDIRSKIALIDGLAVGPSVERIQAAGGAAAVFINAKHTHEMIVSSVWGSPTTETISLLPNLPIVSCNYYDGTLIKEMLSRDKEVRARVSTKVDTQWRKIPTLIAEIKGMDEPEKFVLFSGHIDSWHYGAMDNGSANATMLEVARILAKRKNELRRSLRMAFWSGHSHGRYAGSTWYCDNHWEDLHDNGVLHINIDSVGAKGAAVLTEANCMTETKELVRKSVQEVADQFFNGTRYSRAGDQSFWGTGMPSLLMGLSEQPPTDDPASQAFASLFGGANSGGYGWWWHTTEDTIDKIDPKNLTRDCKIYTDIVYKACTEPIVPIDQREAVKELKGTLETYAQLGNKALSFELSLERITGLEEKVTRLYKIGQTENLSSEKITVCNIGIMKLSRVLVPLNYVNGSNFEHDLTINPSCIPVLAKMNEITDLPINSSQYYLLKTELTRQLNKVNYALKQAIEIAEDTLSKLRS; encoded by the coding sequence ATGGACGGTTTACGAAAACAGTTACTAGAAGAAGTAAATGAAGAGAAATTAATGGAGTATACAAGAAATATTGCGAGGGAAGTTCGATTCTCGGGTTCCGAAGAAGAATTGCGTGCTTTCCAATATGCAAAGAGTCAATTAGAAGAGTTCGGTTTTGAGACGAAGCTTCATTTCTCAGACGGCTATATTAGTATACCGGTAAGCGGCGAGTTAGAGGTAAATGGTCAATCGTTTAATGCCATTACTCATTCGATGGGAGCAACAACAAATAGTGCAGTTGTTGCTGAACTTATTTATGTAGGAAAAGGAACTGCTGAGGACTTAAAAAACGTTGATATACGCTCGAAAATCGCCTTAATTGACGGTCTGGCAGTAGGTCCTTCGGTAGAGAGAATACAGGCGGCTGGGGGTGCTGCAGCTGTATTTATCAACGCAAAGCATACACATGAAATGATAGTTTCATCCGTTTGGGGAAGCCCTACAACAGAAACCATTTCATTATTACCAAATCTTCCAATAGTCTCTTGCAATTATTATGATGGAACTCTGATTAAGGAAATGTTATCAAGAGATAAGGAAGTGAGGGCTCGTGTATCAACCAAGGTTGATACACAATGGAGAAAAATCCCTACATTAATTGCTGAAATAAAAGGAATGGACGAGCCCGAAAAATTTGTGTTATTTAGCGGCCATATTGATTCATGGCATTACGGAGCAATGGATAACGGATCTGCCAATGCAACTATGCTTGAAGTAGCAAGAATTTTAGCAAAAAGAAAAAATGAACTGAGAAGATCTTTGCGAATGGCATTTTGGTCTGGACATTCACATGGACGCTATGCAGGATCAACGTGGTATTGTGATAATCATTGGGAAGATTTGCATGATAACGGGGTCCTTCATATAAATATTGATTCAGTTGGGGCAAAAGGAGCAGCCGTTTTAACAGAAGCCAACTGTATGACAGAGACGAAGGAACTTGTTCGAAAGTCTGTTCAGGAAGTGGCAGACCAATTTTTTAATGGCACAAGATATAGCCGTGCAGGCGATCAATCATTTTGGGGAACAGGGATGCCATCCTTGTTAATGGGATTATCCGAGCAGCCGCCAACCGATGACCCGGCATCACAAGCTTTTGCCAGTCTATTTGGCGGTGCCAACTCTGGAGGTTATGGTTGGTGGTGGCATACAACAGAGGATACCATAGATAAGATTGATCCAAAAAATCTAACAAGAGATTGCAAAATATATACAGACATTGTCTATAAAGCTTGTACAGAACCAATTGTACCCATTGATCAGCGAGAAGCGGTGAAAGAGTTAAAAGGAACTCTTGAAACTTATGCTCAATTAGGAAATAAGGCACTAAGCTTCGAACTTTCTCTTGAAAGGATTACTGGGTTAGAGGAAAAAGTGACACGATTATATAAGATTGGACAAACGGAGAATTTATCCAGCGAGAAGATTACAGTATGTAATATTGGAATTATGAAGCTATCAAGAGTTCTAGTCCCTTTAAATTATGTAAACGGAAGTAACTTTGAGCATGATTTAACAATCAATCCATCTTGTATTCCTGTCTTAGCAAAAATGAATGAAATTACAGATTTACCGATTAATTCCTCTCAATACTACTTATTAAAAACAGAATTAACGAGACAGTTAAATAAAGTAAATTATGCTTTAAAACAAGCAATAGAAATAGCAGAGGATACCCTATCTAAATTAAGAAGTTAA
- a CDS encoding TetR/AcrR family transcriptional regulator → MTRRMKIDLAVILLKATQLIDEQGLEKLSLGMLAEELQIRPPSLYNHLNGLNELKQKLAIHGSIKLYETMLQAAAGRSGDDAVKALSEAYIQFVRNHPGLYEATFRFSDTDDKELQEAQESIVRLAVQVLQVYNLEEEQAIHMVRGFRSILHGFASIEQMGGFGLPYNTDKSLSILIDTFIKGIHSYENEKVNKDDFRES, encoded by the coding sequence ATGACACGCCGTATGAAAATAGATTTAGCTGTAATTTTACTAAAAGCAACACAATTAATTGATGAACAAGGCTTAGAGAAACTTTCTCTTGGTATGCTTGCTGAAGAGCTGCAAATTCGTCCGCCTTCCTTATACAACCATTTGAATGGATTAAATGAATTGAAGCAAAAGCTAGCCATTCATGGCTCAATAAAGCTATATGAAACTATGCTGCAAGCTGCTGCTGGACGCTCAGGTGACGATGCCGTTAAAGCCCTAAGTGAAGCGTATATTCAGTTTGTTAGAAATCACCCTGGACTTTATGAGGCAACCTTTAGATTTTCTGATACAGATGATAAGGAATTACAGGAAGCACAGGAGTCCATTGTCCGTCTTGCTGTCCAAGTATTGCAAGTGTATAACCTGGAGGAAGAACAAGCGATTCATATGGTCAGGGGCTTCAGAAGCATTTTGCATGGATTTGCCTCCATTGAACAAATGGGTGGCTTTGGACTGCCCTATAATACAGATAAAAGTTTGTCGATTCTCATAGATACATTCATTAAGGGTATTCATTCTTATGAAAATGAGAAGGTGAATAAAGATGATTTTAGAGAGTCTTAA
- a CDS encoding YrdB family protein, with amino-acid sequence MILESLKLVNVILRFLLELIGLTVYGYWGYKLGTTAIMRWGLAAGIPFMIAVVWGLFGSPKATFQLSGLSHLLLEACIFLVPAVLLINLGKVQLAWFYGIIVIVNRILMYVWEQ; translated from the coding sequence ATGATTTTAGAGAGTCTTAAGCTAGTAAACGTCATCCTTCGTTTTTTGCTGGAGCTTATTGGTCTGACTGTTTATGGATATTGGGGATACAAATTGGGGACGACTGCCATTATGAGGTGGGGGCTTGCGGCTGGAATTCCTTTTATGATCGCGGTTGTGTGGGGATTATTTGGATCGCCAAAAGCAACTTTTCAGCTTTCGGGACTCTCTCATTTATTGCTAGAAGCATGCATCTTTCTTGTGCCTGCCGTACTGCTAATTAATCTAGGAAAGGTTCAATTAGCTTGGTTTTATGGGATAATAGTGATTGTGAACCGTATTTTAATGTATGTTTGGGAGCAATGA
- a CDS encoding YdeI/OmpD-associated family protein — MAKTIVEKLNLTKYKKAAVLGMPEGADYLTELKDYDTELTNSPYDLIFAFVLDMESLKGVVDRVIENSDLTENGYIFLAYPKKGNKVYPTFIHRDDLLGGLGADEDGYIGASNLKFARMVGLDDVFTVVGLKIDAKSKESTSTKPSQCVDDYIEMIPDVEKDLQDTPELLAFYRTLTYGYQKDWARYVYSAKQEATKAKRRDEMKMILGEGYKSRDLYRRDHK; from the coding sequence TTGGCTAAAACAATCGTTGAAAAACTAAATCTAACCAAATATAAAAAAGCTGCGGTTTTGGGAATGCCTGAGGGTGCAGATTATCTAACAGAATTAAAAGATTATGATACAGAGCTTACGAACAGTCCGTATGACCTTATTTTTGCCTTCGTGTTAGATATGGAGTCTTTAAAAGGCGTTGTGGACCGAGTGATTGAGAACAGTGATTTAACTGAAAATGGATATATCTTTTTGGCTTATCCGAAGAAGGGGAATAAAGTATACCCTACCTTTATTCACCGCGATGATTTATTAGGCGGGTTAGGTGCGGATGAGGATGGTTATATCGGTGCAAGCAATCTTAAATTTGCCCGGATGGTTGGACTGGATGATGTCTTTACCGTTGTTGGCCTTAAAATTGATGCTAAAAGTAAAGAAAGCACTTCTACAAAACCAAGCCAATGTGTGGATGATTATATCGAAATGATTCCAGATGTGGAGAAAGACTTGCAGGATACGCCAGAGTTGCTTGCCTTTTATCGGACATTAACATACGGTTACCAAAAAGATTGGGCTCGCTATGTGTACAGCGCCAAACAAGAGGCAACAAAAGCAAAACGGCGCGATGAAATGAAAATGATACTCGGTGAAGGCTATAAGAGCAGGGATTTGTATCGAAGAGATCATAAGTAA
- a CDS encoding MBL fold metallo-hydrolase, with the protein MKITKMHSVYQLAFMPRLFPVNCYLVEEETSLTLIDAAMPYSAKSIIQAAKTIGKPIKNIIITHAHADHVGALDILKENLPEAQVSISSRDSHLLRGDTTILSSEKNTPIRGGVPKNIKTHPDILLNEGEHIGSLEVIHSPGHTPGSISLMDKRNRSLIVGDAFQTRGGIAVSGTVKPLFPFPALATWDKESALKSARKLIACQPSLLAAGHGKMIDHPMELMKWAIEQVE; encoded by the coding sequence ATGAAAATAACAAAAATGCATTCCGTTTATCAATTAGCTTTTATGCCACGATTATTCCCTGTAAATTGTTATTTAGTTGAGGAGGAAACTAGTCTCACTCTGATCGATGCTGCCATGCCGTACAGTGCAAAAAGTATCATCCAGGCGGCAAAGACGATTGGCAAGCCAATCAAAAATATCATTATTACTCATGCTCATGCCGATCATGTAGGCGCATTAGACATACTAAAAGAGAATTTGCCAGAAGCACAGGTAAGCATTTCTTCCAGGGATTCACACCTATTAAGAGGAGACACCACAATCCTCTCGAGTGAAAAAAACACCCCGATACGTGGTGGGGTTCCAAAAAATATTAAAACCCACCCAGATATTTTGCTTAATGAAGGAGAACATATAGGTTCATTAGAGGTTATTCATTCACCCGGCCATACACCAGGCTCTATCTCCCTTATGGATAAAAGGAATCGAAGTTTAATTGTTGGAGATGCGTTCCAGACTAGAGGTGGGATTGCTGTCTCTGGAACGGTGAAGCCATTATTTCCTTTCCCGGCATTAGCCACTTGGGATAAAGAATCCGCGCTTAAAAGTGCGAGAAAATTAATAGCGTGTCAACCAAGCTTGCTTGCAGCAGGACACGGAAAAATGATTGATCATCCAATGGAGCTGATGAAATGGGCTATTGAACAAGTAGAATGA
- a CDS encoding sigma 54-interacting transcriptional regulator, with translation MKKRLIIIAIQDENLISLKIQLEHILGDFIEIKGQTLKDLKFGFIQSDDVVLLSAEALKGLVAPFLPEDCTYIASSRDVNIVNLKELIGLPPGQNILVVNDHYTETMETVKSLKQVLFEHSYYPYLQGQPLPEKIDYVVTPGERHLVPAALGEIIDIGPRILSFDTINQITPYFHIEINPSVLMNRYIKSLVSTSKRVKNTITYYENQNQHRLFEEIRTNNNAMRETIDIARKVAKTTRCIHVEGETGSGRKMFAEMIHNESAYRNGKLLTYNCSDKTEELLDAELFGKEEGNHVVQGIIEAANDGSLFIKNIECLSELLQGKLLSLLESNEIQRVNSTISVTVNVRLITSTTENLLSLMEQQKIRTDLYSYISSYIVSVPALSLRKEDLPILIADYKKQLKREDITFSEEVLEVFKLYNWPGNVRELFNVISYCACLEFSKIELTSLPLYFRAGYKEHSKSDIDFKPIIKKIEEHGFLTESLAILAIFKKGKEQHQAYGRTKVKQFLEQINIHLTDQQLRLRIDVLNELGLINVRQGRAGTTISNKGEYFLENY, from the coding sequence ATGAAAAAGAGATTAATCATTATTGCAATTCAAGATGAAAATCTTATAAGTTTAAAAATTCAATTAGAGCATATTCTTGGAGATTTTATAGAAATTAAAGGACAAACGCTGAAGGATTTAAAGTTTGGCTTTATTCAATCGGACGATGTTGTTCTTCTTTCAGCAGAAGCTCTTAAAGGATTAGTCGCTCCGTTTTTGCCTGAGGATTGTACTTATATTGCTTCAAGTAGGGATGTAAATATAGTTAATTTGAAAGAGTTAATAGGTTTACCTCCAGGACAAAATATTCTTGTTGTGAATGATCATTATACCGAGACGATGGAAACGGTTAAATCATTGAAACAAGTGTTATTTGAACATTCATATTATCCATATCTTCAGGGCCAGCCTTTGCCTGAAAAAATTGATTATGTTGTAACCCCTGGAGAGAGACATTTAGTTCCAGCAGCATTAGGTGAAATTATTGATATTGGCCCTCGTATTTTGTCATTTGATACAATAAACCAAATCACTCCATATTTCCATATCGAAATAAACCCATCAGTTCTAATGAATCGATATATAAAATCACTTGTATCGACTTCGAAAAGAGTGAAAAATACAATTACTTATTATGAAAATCAGAATCAACATAGGCTGTTTGAAGAAATAAGGACAAATAATAACGCCATGAGAGAAACAATTGACATTGCTAGAAAGGTGGCCAAAACGACTCGCTGTATCCACGTAGAAGGAGAAACAGGGAGTGGCAGGAAGATGTTTGCTGAAATGATTCATAATGAATCGGCATATAGGAACGGTAAACTTCTGACTTACAACTGTTCAGATAAGACAGAGGAATTATTGGACGCAGAGTTATTTGGCAAAGAAGAGGGAAATCATGTTGTACAGGGGATTATTGAAGCAGCCAATGACGGAAGTTTATTTATAAAAAATATTGAGTGTCTGTCTGAATTGCTGCAGGGGAAATTACTTTCATTACTAGAATCAAATGAAATTCAACGAGTCAATAGTACAATATCCGTCACAGTGAATGTAAGGCTTATTACTTCTACTACTGAAAACTTATTATCATTAATGGAACAACAGAAAATCCGGACTGATTTATATTCTTATATCTCTTCGTATATCGTAAGTGTCCCAGCTCTTTCGTTAAGAAAAGAGGATTTGCCTATCTTAATAGCTGACTATAAAAAACAATTAAAAAGAGAAGATATTACCTTTTCTGAAGAGGTTTTGGAAGTTTTTAAACTTTATAACTGGCCAGGAAATGTTAGGGAACTATTTAATGTTATTTCTTATTGTGCATGTTTAGAGTTCTCTAAAATTGAGTTAACCTCTTTGCCGCTGTATTTCCGTGCTGGCTACAAGGAACATTCAAAAAGTGACATTGATTTTAAGCCTATTATTAAAAAGATTGAAGAGCACGGTTTCCTAACCGAGAGCTTAGCGATATTAGCTATTTTTAAAAAAGGGAAGGAACAGCATCAAGCATACGGCAGAACAAAAGTAAAACAATTTCTTGAACAAATAAACATTCATTTAACCGATCAGCAATTACGCCTTCGCATAGATGTGCTAAATGAATTGGGACTCATAAACGTCAGACAAGGCAGAGCAGGCACCACCATTTCTAATAAAGGCGAATACTTTTTAGAAAATTACTAG
- a CDS encoding excalibur calcium-binding domain-containing protein: protein MKKLLSTLLACSLIFGIGTSLSTNAASSAKSYKNCTELNKGYKGGVAESSSAKNKGGKTKHKPHVSKEVYDANKKLDRDKDKIACEK, encoded by the coding sequence ATGAAAAAACTTTTATCTACTTTACTAGCTTGTAGTCTAATTTTTGGAATTGGAACAAGTTTATCAACAAACGCAGCTTCCTCCGCTAAATCTTACAAAAATTGCACAGAATTAAACAAAGGTTACAAGGGGGGAGTAGCGGAGTCTTCATCAGCAAAAAACAAAGGCGGGAAAACGAAACATAAACCGCATGTATCAAAAGAAGTGTACGATGCAAATAAAAAACTAGATAGAGATAAAGATAAAATCGCCTGTGAAAAGTAA
- a CDS encoding FAD-binding oxidoreductase, whose protein sequence is MFVQKLIECLGKDKVSRSETELFRHSHDESFHKAVEPDVVCFPESREEIEAILEIAREYKIPVTPYGVGSGLEGQAIPIKKGISINFSNMNQVVHFSPEDLLITVQPGITRMELNKVVNRHGLMFPIDPGADATIGGMVANNASGTTAVRYGSMRDQLLDLEVVLADGTVIHTGSHAKKSSSGYHLTGLFAGSEGTLGIITEITLRLHGIPEHTLAARCTFDTPEEGAKAAKTVLLSGIPVMRMELVDAESISQVNSYGGYQFPVNHSLFFEFAGTKGAVEEEAKVTEQLMRELGCGNWEAASGSKERAELWKARHEMAYAYRHIKGMANTGADVCVPISRLPELVVYARQLIDESGLTGGVLGHVGDGNFHTMIIYDPKVPGEKEKAEYTNEALALKAIEVGGTCTGEHGVGLGKMKFQEAEHGNAVIIMKQMKKMLDPEGLLNPGKIFLMD, encoded by the coding sequence ATGTTTGTACAAAAACTTATCGAATGTCTAGGCAAAGACAAGGTTAGCCGAAGTGAAACAGAATTATTCCGTCATAGCCATGATGAATCATTTCATAAAGCAGTAGAGCCTGATGTAGTTTGTTTTCCAGAGAGCCGTGAAGAAATTGAGGCTATTCTGGAAATTGCCCGCGAGTATAAAATCCCTGTAACCCCTTATGGAGTTGGTTCAGGACTTGAGGGTCAGGCGATTCCTATTAAAAAAGGGATTTCTATTAACTTTAGCAATATGAATCAGGTTGTTCATTTTTCTCCGGAGGATTTACTCATTACTGTTCAGCCCGGAATCACACGCATGGAATTAAATAAAGTAGTAAACCGGCATGGATTAATGTTTCCGATTGACCCAGGTGCAGATGCAACCATAGGCGGAATGGTGGCAAATAATGCGAGCGGGACAACGGCTGTTCGTTACGGCTCGATGCGTGATCAGCTGCTAGATTTAGAGGTTGTATTGGCTGATGGAACAGTCATTCACACTGGATCTCATGCGAAAAAGTCATCCTCCGGCTATCATTTGACAGGGCTCTTCGCAGGGTCTGAAGGAACCTTGGGCATTATCACAGAAATAACATTAAGGCTCCATGGAATTCCTGAACATACATTAGCAGCCCGCTGTACATTTGACACACCTGAAGAAGGTGCGAAAGCGGCGAAAACAGTTTTGCTGAGCGGAATTCCTGTAATGCGAATGGAGCTAGTAGATGCAGAAAGTATTTCTCAAGTCAATTCATATGGAGGCTATCAATTCCCAGTTAACCATTCTCTATTCTTTGAGTTTGCCGGGACAAAGGGAGCGGTGGAAGAAGAGGCGAAAGTAACGGAACAATTAATGCGTGAGCTTGGATGTGGAAATTGGGAGGCTGCCAGCGGATCGAAGGAGCGGGCGGAGCTTTGGAAAGCTCGGCATGAAATGGCCTATGCATATCGGCATATTAAGGGAATGGCCAATACTGGCGCGGATGTATGCGTCCCGATTTCTCGTCTGCCTGAGCTGGTCGTGTATGCTAGACAGTTAATTGATGAAAGTGGACTAACGGGCGGCGTGCTGGGACATGTTGGTGACGGAAATTTCCATACTATGATTATTTATGATCCTAAGGTGCCTGGTGAAAAGGAAAAAGCCGAATACACGAATGAAGCACTTGCCTTAAAAGCGATTGAGGTTGGCGGGACCTGTACAGGGGAACATGGTGTAGGGCTTGGGAAAATGAAATTCCAAGAAGCCGAGCATGGGAATGCTGTTATTATTATGAAGCAGATGAAAAAAATGCTTGATCCGGAAGGTTTGTTAAATCCGGGGAAAATATTTTTAATGGATTAA
- a CDS encoding sodium:solute symporter family transporter: MFEISPAFFYVIIGYFIIILAIGLIAGKGNKTSEQHLVAGRSIGPVIGGAALAATQLSAGTFVGTIGVLYLTGASYLWYWPGLFAGWLVSAIWIAPKFQKFNGVTVPDYVEKRYNSKAAKVLAAVLIVVAYSVYLIAQYVAGGIILQMLFGLPMIWGAAITVGITTIYTMKGGMKATTYSDFIQAIIMGGCFFVAIPVLYSQAGGFTHVGNFLSELQPDLTGWHWRFRDLLGFALAFGLSVAIAPYELARMYTMKNKRTVRLAIGFSFIFQAVIGIGVGLAGFAIRSLYPVLNSADTASSIMAINILPPVIGALFMVAILAAIMSTVSGIIIVSSSAVSHDIYGMIKPNATDKQKMFVNKIAVVILSIIPLVFAIKPFDMVQFIVLVQASLVASFFFAVVVVGLNWKRATGTAALISMIGGVVTVLIWYILGKPFGLNEVIPGVLVSTILMFVCSLFTKPVPKESLAPFFKN; the protein is encoded by the coding sequence ATGTTTGAGATTAGTCCAGCATTTTTTTATGTGATTATTGGTTATTTTATTATCATTTTAGCAATTGGGTTAATAGCGGGAAAAGGCAACAAAACAAGTGAGCAGCATTTAGTAGCTGGGCGTTCCATCGGTCCGGTTATTGGAGGAGCGGCTTTAGCAGCAACGCAGTTAAGTGCGGGAACATTTGTAGGTACAATTGGTGTTCTTTATTTAACAGGTGCAAGTTATTTATGGTATTGGCCAGGCTTATTCGCCGGCTGGCTTGTGTCGGCTATATGGATTGCGCCGAAGTTTCAGAAGTTTAATGGAGTGACAGTTCCTGACTATGTAGAAAAACGATATAACAGTAAAGCGGCTAAAGTTCTTGCAGCTGTATTAATTGTTGTAGCGTATTCCGTTTATTTAATTGCTCAATATGTTGCGGGCGGAATAATATTGCAAATGCTTTTTGGTCTTCCAATGATTTGGGGAGCGGCAATTACGGTAGGAATTACCACGATTTATACGATGAAAGGCGGTATGAAGGCAACAACATATAGTGATTTCATTCAGGCAATTATTATGGGAGGATGCTTCTTTGTAGCTATTCCTGTTTTATATTCACAAGCGGGTGGTTTTACGCATGTCGGCAACTTTTTATCAGAATTACAGCCAGATTTAACAGGCTGGCATTGGAGATTTAGAGATCTTCTTGGCTTTGCCTTAGCATTCGGTCTTTCAGTTGCTATTGCACCATATGAGCTAGCACGTATGTATACAATGAAAAATAAACGTACAGTACGTTTAGCAATCGGTTTCTCCTTTATTTTCCAGGCTGTAATTGGAATTGGTGTAGGTCTTGCTGGTTTTGCCATACGGTCTCTATATCCTGTATTAAATAGTGCGGATACGGCTTCATCTATAATGGCCATTAATATTTTACCGCCTGTTATCGGAGCCTTATTTATGGTAGCTATACTAGCTGCTATTATGAGTACAGTCTCAGGAATTATCATTGTTTCCTCCTCTGCAGTATCACATGATATTTATGGAATGATAAAGCCAAATGCGACTGATAAACAGAAAATGTTCGTAAACAAGATTGCTGTTGTGATTTTATCAATCATTCCACTTGTTTTTGCGATAAAGCCATTTGATATGGTTCAGTTTATTGTTTTAGTTCAAGCCTCTCTAGTGGCTAGCTTTTTCTTTGCTGTTGTTGTAGTAGGTTTGAATTGGAAACGGGCAACTGGAACAGCCGCCTTAATTTCAATGATAGGCGGTGTTGTTACAGTATTAATTTGGTATATATTAGGGAAACCATTTGGATTAAACGAAGTAATACCGGGTGTGCTTGTTTCAACCATTTTGATGTTTGTCTGCAGTTTGTTCACAAAGCCAGTTCCAAAAGAATCATTGGCACCGTTTTTTAAAAATTAA
- a CDS encoding M20 family metallopeptidase, translated as MKEIVSFLQEKQSEMVDKLKQLVEMESPSNDKELVDKIGEKIADLFESYTGGKITVIPNNHFGNHLRGEWGEGEDGQILLLAHMDTVWPKDILQTLPFRIEGDKAYGPGAFDMKGGIVQGIFALHALKELNISPKRKIIFLFTSDEEIGSGTSRQLIEEEAKKSSAVFVLESAASKEGALKTARKGVGIFNLKVKGIAAHSGIEPEKGISAISELASQITYLDSLSDYSKGTTLNVGVIKGGSSSNVVAAEAMAEVDLRVTANKEFDRVIPLIQDLQSTIEGTKIMVEGGINRPPFERSQEVEELYLLAKNIAKEYLSFDLMEQLSGGGSDGNFASQYAPTLDGLGPVGDGAHANHEHAIISQLPVRSALLALLIKELG; from the coding sequence ATGAAGGAAATCGTCAGCTTTTTACAGGAAAAGCAATCAGAAATGGTTGATAAATTAAAACAATTAGTTGAAATGGAATCACCGTCTAACGATAAAGAGTTAGTAGATAAAATCGGCGAAAAAATCGCCGATCTATTTGAATCCTATACAGGCGGTAAAATCACTGTTATTCCTAATAATCACTTTGGAAATCATTTGCGCGGGGAGTGGGGAGAAGGTGAGGATGGACAAATTCTCCTTTTGGCTCACATGGATACTGTTTGGCCAAAAGATATATTACAGACTCTTCCTTTTCGGATAGAAGGAGACAAAGCTTATGGACCGGGTGCCTTTGATATGAAGGGAGGCATTGTCCAGGGAATCTTTGCACTTCATGCATTAAAGGAATTAAATATTTCACCAAAGAGAAAAATAATTTTTCTTTTTACGAGTGACGAAGAAATTGGCAGTGGAACGTCACGTCAATTGATAGAAGAAGAGGCGAAGAAAAGCAGTGCTGTTTTTGTGTTGGAATCAGCTGCTTCTAAAGAGGGAGCCCTTAAGACTGCCCGGAAAGGGGTAGGTATTTTCAATTTAAAGGTAAAAGGAATAGCGGCCCACTCTGGAATTGAGCCTGAAAAAGGAATAAGTGCCATTAGTGAACTTGCATCCCAAATAACTTATTTGGACTCATTATCAGACTATAGTAAAGGAACAACCTTGAATGTAGGTGTAATTAAGGGAGGTTCCTCATCCAATGTTGTAGCTGCAGAGGCAATGGCAGAAGTCGATTTAAGAGTAACAGCTAATAAGGAATTTGATCGCGTTATCCCTTTAATACAAGATTTGCAATCAACTATTGAAGGAACAAAGATTATGGTAGAAGGAGGAATCAATCGTCCACCGTTTGAAAGATCACAAGAAGTAGAAGAACTGTATCTTCTTGCTAAAAACATTGCAAAAGAATATTTAAGCTTTGATTTAATGGAACAATTGAGCGGGGGAGGAAGTGATGGAAACTTTGCATCACAGTATGCCCCTACACTTGATGGATTAGGTCCAGTTGGCGATGGGGCCCACGCAAACCATGAGCATGCAATCATATCTCAACTCCCAGTTCGCAGTGCCTTGTTAGCCCTATTAATTAAAGAACTTGGATAA